One Atribacteraceae bacterium DNA window includes the following coding sequences:
- a CDS encoding FAD-dependent oxidoreductase, whose protein sequence is MKVDVTVIGSGVTGLTVAHVLSRDLSVCVIEKEDRLGGLAWQLGCKATDVCLYCGVCHALNMKAAGRSPLAESFPVRLNENIVSVHRVNDRLLLATSRQEEIETRCVVLATGVRPYPAEKTSNLGYRKYPAVFTGFDIEQGLNEGILDIFASYRYVAFIQCVGSRSFKEKRGYCSRVCCRYALRIAENLKYRYPDLTIDFFYMDLQLLGGKKEKLEEIARSRVRLCRFIPFRTEEQGGKLALMFENETKVVRELYDAVILSVGMIPSTDTLELGRLFQINFRSDGFIRNYGQGKSSRNNVYVAGTAWGPNDIEGSIRDARRVAETVVREVKTGG, encoded by the coding sequence GTGAAGGTCGACGTCACAGTCATCGGTTCCGGCGTAACAGGACTTACTGTTGCCCATGTCCTTTCAAGGGATCTTTCAGTCTGTGTTATCGAAAAGGAAGACCGGCTGGGGGGACTGGCCTGGCAACTGGGATGTAAGGCGACTGACGTCTGTCTGTACTGTGGGGTCTGCCATGCGCTCAACATGAAGGCCGCAGGTCGTTCCCCACTTGCAGAATCTTTTCCGGTGCGGTTGAACGAAAACATTGTGTCGGTACACCGGGTCAACGATCGGCTCTTACTGGCGACTTCCCGCCAGGAAGAAATCGAAACCCGGTGTGTCGTCCTGGCGACCGGAGTCCGTCCCTACCCCGCCGAGAAGACCTCGAACCTGGGATACCGTAAATATCCAGCGGTATTCACCGGATTTGATATCGAGCAGGGCTTGAACGAAGGAATTCTGGACATCTTTGCCTCCTATCGCTATGTCGCGTTTATTCAATGCGTCGGTTCCCGGTCGTTCAAGGAAAAAAGAGGGTACTGTTCCCGGGTGTGTTGCCGGTATGCCCTGCGGATCGCCGAGAATTTGAAATACCGCTATCCGGATCTGACCATCGATTTTTTCTATATGGATTTACAACTCCTCGGGGGGAAGAAGGAGAAACTCGAGGAAATAGCCCGATCCCGGGTCCGCCTGTGTCGCTTTATTCCATTTCGGACGGAAGAACAGGGCGGAAAATTGGCTCTCATGTTCGAAAACGAGACAAAGGTGGTCCGGGAACTTTACGATGCCGTTATCCTTTCAGTAGGCATGATTCCTTCAACCGATACCCTTGAGTTGGGTCGCCTGTTCCAGATAAATTTTCGGTCTGATGGTTTTATCAGGAACTATGGCCAGGGAAAAAGCAGCCGGAACAATGTGTATGTAGCCGGCACGGCTTGGGGACCGAACGATATCGAAGGTTCCATTCGTGATGCCCGCCGGGTAGCGGAGACAGTTGTCCGGGAGGTGAAAACTGGTGGGTAG
- a CDS encoding GyrI-like domain-containing protein, with protein sequence MVKYTFEVRDQKAQPVLSIRKKTTVEKLPDLIGESYTKIMDYMNELGEQPAGVPFTAYYSLDMHDLDVEMGFPVTRPLPEKDEIKAGETPAGKIVSTMYKGPYAGMEEPYTEMAKWINDNGYKSTGVYYEYYYNSPADVPESDLLTKIVMPVKES encoded by the coding sequence ATGGTGAAGTATACCTTCGAAGTAAGAGATCAAAAAGCCCAACCGGTTTTGTCCATCAGGAAAAAGACGACGGTGGAGAAACTGCCTGATCTCATCGGTGAAAGTTACACGAAGATCATGGATTATATGAACGAGCTTGGAGAACAACCGGCCGGTGTCCCTTTTACAGCCTACTACTCCCTGGATATGCATGACCTGGACGTGGAGATGGGATTCCCGGTTACCCGACCGCTACCGGAGAAAGATGAGATAAAAGCCGGAGAAACACCCGCGGGCAAGATCGTGTCGACCATGTATAAAGGACCCTATGCCGGAATGGAAGAGCCGTATACCGAGATGGCCAAATGGATCAACGATAATGGGTACAAGTCGACCGGCGTTTATTATGAATATTACTATAACTCGCCTGCAGATGTCCCGGAAAGTGACTTACTGACCAAGATAGTTATGCCGGTGAAAGAATCATAA
- a CDS encoding formate--tetrahydrofolate ligase, whose protein sequence is MLSDLAIAQKAQLKSITEIAGQIDLNDDDIELYGKYKAKVSLDVLEKFSGRPQGKYIDVTAITPTPLGEGKTVTTIGLSMGLNTIGKKSIVCIRQPSLGPVFGIKGGAAGGGYSQVVPMEDFNLHLTGDTHAVSLAHNLLAAFIDNHLHHDNELDIDPFTISWPRVVDVSDRALRKIVIGLGGKDNGEPRESGFDISVASEVMAILALTTDLADLRQRLGRIVIGYNRKKQPVTAEDLCCAGAMAVLMKEALKPNLLQTLENNPCFVHAGPFANIAHGNSSIIADRIALRLGEYVVTESGFGADCGMEKFMDIKCRYSGLTPDCVVMVCSIRALKMHSGKYRVVPGKPLDPHLLQEDVEAVEKGASNLVKQIENARLYGVPVVVAINVFTTDTEKELEAIQRISLENGAYDAVISDVWANGGKGGAALAEAVVKACDQPADFQFLYPDEASIKEKIETVAVRIYGADGVSYDAQAEKKIKLFTAFGWDKLPICMAKTHLSLSHDPNLKGRPRGFTLPIRDIRPSIGAGFLYPLCGEMRTMPGLPSQPAGNHVDIDENGSIVGLF, encoded by the coding sequence ATGCTCAGCGATCTTGCCATCGCCCAAAAAGCGCAGCTAAAATCGATTACTGAAATCGCTGGTCAGATTGATTTAAACGATGACGATATCGAATTGTATGGAAAATATAAAGCGAAGGTTTCACTCGATGTTCTTGAAAAATTTTCCGGCCGGCCGCAGGGAAAATACATTGACGTCACCGCCATAACCCCGACACCCCTTGGGGAGGGGAAAACCGTTACTACTATCGGGTTATCCATGGGCCTTAACACTATCGGAAAAAAGAGTATAGTCTGCATCAGGCAGCCGTCCCTGGGACCGGTCTTCGGAATCAAAGGCGGGGCAGCCGGTGGTGGGTATTCCCAGGTCGTTCCGATGGAGGATTTCAATCTACACCTCACCGGTGATACTCATGCCGTATCTCTGGCCCACAATCTCCTGGCTGCGTTTATCGATAACCACCTTCACCATGATAACGAGTTGGATATCGACCCCTTCACCATCAGTTGGCCGCGGGTCGTGGACGTAAGTGACCGGGCGCTGCGTAAGATTGTCATCGGCCTGGGTGGGAAGGATAACGGGGAGCCCCGCGAGAGCGGTTTCGATATTTCGGTAGCCTCGGAAGTCATGGCCATCCTGGCTTTGACCACGGATTTAGCTGATCTTCGCCAGCGCCTTGGCCGCATCGTCATCGGATATAACCGGAAAAAACAGCCGGTGACCGCGGAGGATCTCTGCTGTGCCGGAGCGATGGCTGTGTTGATGAAGGAGGCTTTGAAGCCGAATTTACTGCAGACCCTGGAAAACAATCCCTGTTTCGTGCATGCCGGTCCCTTTGCCAACATCGCTCATGGGAACAGCTCTATCATTGCCGATCGGATCGCCCTGCGCCTTGGGGAGTACGTAGTGACGGAAAGCGGTTTTGGAGCCGATTGTGGCATGGAAAAATTCATGGATATCAAATGTCGTTATTCTGGTCTCACGCCGGACTGTGTGGTCATGGTCTGTTCCATTCGGGCCCTGAAGATGCATAGTGGAAAATACCGGGTGGTTCCCGGTAAGCCCCTGGATCCGCATCTGTTACAGGAAGACGTGGAAGCGGTGGAAAAGGGGGCCTCCAACCTGGTCAAACAGATTGAAAACGCCCGTTTGTATGGGGTACCGGTAGTGGTAGCCATAAACGTGTTTACGACCGATACCGAGAAAGAGCTCGAAGCGATTCAGCGGATTTCTCTGGAAAATGGAGCATACGATGCGGTCATATCCGACGTCTGGGCCAACGGCGGTAAGGGGGGAGCGGCTCTGGCCGAAGCAGTGGTGAAAGCATGTGATCAGCCCGCGGACTTTCAGTTTCTGTACCCGGACGAGGCTTCGATCAAGGAAAAAATCGAAACGGTGGCGGTCCGGATTTATGGTGCTGACGGGGTTTCTTACGATGCGCAAGCCGAGAAAAAGATCAAGCTGTTCACTGCCTTCGGCTGGGATAAACTCCCCATCTGTATGGCCAAAACCCATCTGTCGCTCTCGCATGATCCCAATCTCAAGGGCCGTCCCCGGGGATTCACACTCCCGATCCGGGACATCCGTCCTTCCATCGGTGCCGGCTTTCTCTATCCTCTATGCGGCGAGATGCGGACCATGCCCGGCCTGCCTTCCCAGCCAGCCGGAAACCATGTGGATATTGACGAGAATGGATCCATCGTCGGGTTGTTCTGA
- a CDS encoding corrinoid protein: MAETLQQLAKELFAGNAKAVAELTQRALDEGNSPGEVLTNGLIKGMGEVGTKFKANEIYVPEVLIAARAMKAGMGILRPKLADAGVEPLGRIIIGTVKGDLHDIGKNLVSMMMEGAGFEIIDLGIDVPADKFVQAVRESRSQVVGMSALLTTTMVQIRGNIKAFEEAGLRDSVKILIGGAPVTQKFADEVGADGYAPDAASAVDTTKTLLGLVP; encoded by the coding sequence ATGGCGGAAACCTTGCAGCAATTAGCCAAAGAACTCTTTGCGGGAAATGCCAAAGCGGTAGCCGAATTGACCCAGCGGGCACTGGATGAGGGTAATTCTCCTGGGGAGGTCCTGACCAACGGATTGATCAAGGGGATGGGCGAAGTCGGGACGAAGTTCAAGGCCAACGAGATTTATGTTCCTGAAGTGTTGATCGCCGCTCGAGCGATGAAAGCGGGAATGGGAATTCTCAGGCCGAAACTGGCCGATGCCGGGGTGGAACCACTGGGCCGGATTATTATCGGGACCGTCAAGGGCGATCTCCACGATATTGGAAAAAACCTGGTTTCCATGATGATGGAAGGTGCTGGTTTTGAAATCATCGACCTGGGCATCGACGTGCCGGCGGACAAGTTTGTCCAGGCGGTCAGGGAATCCCGATCTCAAGTGGTCGGGATGTCGGCGCTCTTAACCACGACCATGGTTCAGATTCGGGGGAACATCAAGGCCTTCGAAGAAGCCGGACTCCGTGATTCAGTCAAAATATTGATCGGTGGTGCACCGGTTACCCAGAAGTTCGCCGACGAAGTCGGTGCCGATGGCTATGCTCCCGATGCAGCCTCGGCGGTCGACACCACCAAAACATTGCTGGGTTTGGTCCCATAG